In the Isosphaeraceae bacterium EP7 genome, one interval contains:
- a CDS encoding restriction endonuclease — protein sequence MSKLYVYRNKSQRSIGSSFSMVLLKDGANETLIGDATLWKWGAELKPGSPGVELVIEISDVEVEVVRQAAGPDGNAGIVYGVNGTTVQVVNRILNYLSKHYDRRLANLFEDPSIFLFGYSGLELEYLPEDVQQHILSAESPPEESQKIIVVAGKQWQPIINKLSKNPSIMRELPPREFEELICELLARDGLDVTLTPPTNDGGRDILAYMNTAYGRFLFLVECKRYAENNPVGVEIVRSLYGIVEQERATAGIVVATTRFTAGALDFQRKVNHRMSYRDYNVLIEWLKKHCRHS from the coding sequence ATGAGTAAACTTTATGTTTATAGAAATAAGAGTCAACGTTCAATTGGATCTTCATTCAGTATGGTGCTTCTGAAAGATGGCGCAAACGAAACATTAATTGGAGACGCAACTCTCTGGAAATGGGGTGCAGAATTAAAGCCAGGATCGCCAGGCGTTGAGCTAGTCATTGAAATATCTGACGTGGAAGTCGAGGTCGTTCGTCAAGCCGCAGGGCCCGACGGAAATGCCGGAATCGTTTATGGAGTCAACGGAACTACAGTCCAGGTCGTCAACCGGATTTTAAATTACTTATCTAAACACTATGATAGAAGATTAGCCAATTTATTTGAAGATCCATCGATATTTTTATTTGGCTATTCTGGACTTGAACTTGAATATTTGCCTGAAGATGTCCAACAGCACATCCTATCAGCCGAATCACCTCCCGAAGAATCCCAGAAGATCATCGTTGTTGCAGGAAAGCAATGGCAGCCAATCATCAACAAGTTATCGAAAAATCCATCTATTATGCGTGAACTACCACCCCGAGAATTCGAGGAATTGATCTGCGAACTCCTTGCTCGAGATGGGCTGGATGTAACACTCACTCCACCGACCAATGACGGAGGGAGAGATATCCTTGCCTACATGAATACCGCATATGGGAGATTTCTTTTCCTCGTCGAGTGCAAACGTTACGCGGAGAATAACCCCGTCGGTGTCGAGATCGTGCGAAGTCTCTACGGGATCGTCGAGCAGGAAAGAGCTACAGCAGGCATTGTCGTTGCAACCACCCGGTTCACTGCGGGTGCGCTGGACTTTCAACGAAAAGTCAACCATAGGATGTCGTACAGGGATTATAACGTTCTGATAGAATGGCTTAAAAAGCATTGCAGACATTCTTAA